In the genome of Cryptomeria japonica chromosome 8, Sugi_1.0, whole genome shotgun sequence, one region contains:
- the LOC131077246 gene encoding uncharacterized protein LOC131077246 — translation MVNGLKVKDRLHGASNFTSWKFRVLIALEDNDILKFVEKEVPEPSDETEKTQWKKNDTKARKILIDSVMNHLVLIISKPKLAKEMFDTLKGVYEINNTIKALALRQQLRHVKMDKEDSVISFFMKIANLRDQLSAIGDIITDRDLVMLALNGLPQSWDPFIQSISGGSKLPKFDHL, via the coding sequence ATGGTGAACGGACTCAAGGTCAAAGATAGACTTCATGGTGCCTCTAACTTTACCTCTTGGAAGTTTAGGGTTCTAATTGCATTAGAAGATAATGATATTCTCAAGTTCGTGGAGAAAGAAGTGCCTGAGCCTTCCGATGAGACTGagaaaacacaatggaagaagaatgACACAAAAGCTAGGAAGATCTTGATAGACTCTGTGATGAATCACCTAGTACTGATCATCTCCAAGCCAAAGTTAGCTAAAGAAATGTTTGATACTCTAAAAGGcgtgtatgagatcaacaacaccatcaaaGCCCTTGCTTTGAGACAACAACTTCGCCATGTAAAAATGGATAAAGAAGATTCAGTCATCTCATTCTTTATGAAGATTGCTAATTTGAGAGATCAGTTGAGCGCTATTGGAGACATAATTACAGATAGAGATCTTGTTATGTTGGCATTAAATGGTCTTCCCCAATCTTGGGATCCTTTCATCCAAAGCATCAGTGGGGGATCTAAGTTGCCCAAGTTTGATCATCTTTGA